A window of the Candidatus Tisiphia endosymbiont of Dascillus cervinus genome harbors these coding sequences:
- a CDS encoding transposase — translation MQHALLKRREQLLVFKNQEVARQDTEFNHVIILSLNQHITSLTEQLQEIDENIKALISKNQEIKDKIDKLTSIPAVGITLATTVICEAPELGNITFRNLTALVGLAPFARESGSYKGRRSIFAGRGNLRRVLYMAAVAALQCNKRLRNFYDHLIAKHKPAKVALVAVMRKLLAFMHSIVKNNSSWNENLC, via the coding sequence ATGCAACATGCTTTATTAAAAAGAAGGGAACAATTATTAGTATTTAAGAATCAAGAAGTTGCTAGGCAGGATACCGAGTTTAACCACGTAATCATCTTATCTTTGAACCAGCATATTACTAGTTTAACAGAACAATTACAAGAGATTGATGAGAATATCAAAGCCTTAATTTCTAAGAATCAAGAAATCAAAGATAAAATTGATAAGCTTACTTCTATTCCAGCAGTTGGCATTACTCTTGCTACCACTGTAATATGTGAAGCACCAGAACTTGGTAATATTACTTTTAGAAACTTAACTGCTTTAGTAGGTCTTGCTCCTTTTGCTAGAGAAAGCGGTAGTTATAAAGGTAGAAGAAGTATTTTTGCAGGTAGAGGTAATCTTCGAAGAGTTCTTTATATGGCTGCAGTAGCTGCCTTACAATGTAATAAGCGTTTACGTAATTTTTATGACCACTTAATTGCTAAACATAAACCAGCAAAAGTTGCTCTTGTTGCTGTTATGCGTAAATTACTAGCTTTTATGCACTCTATTGTCAAAAATAATTCTTCTTGGAATGAAAATTTATGTTAA
- a CDS encoding IS110 family transposase, whose translation MVTTYIGVDVSKKTLNIYLPATNKAFEVTNDQHGFTIMLSTINKYYPALSELVVVFEPTGGYEHNLREFLKINKLPFATVHPNKMRSYAKARGWLAKTDNIDSKLLHDYATCFIKKKGTIISI comes from the coding sequence ATGGTAACAACTTATATTGGTGTGGACGTTAGTAAAAAAACTTTAAATATCTATCTACCAGCTACCAACAAGGCTTTTGAAGTTACCAATGATCAACATGGCTTTACTATTATGCTTAGCACTATTAATAAATACTATCCTGCCTTATCTGAGTTAGTTGTTGTCTTTGAACCTACTGGTGGATATGAACATAATTTAAGAGAATTTTTAAAAATAAATAAATTGCCTTTTGCTACAGTACACCCTAATAAAATGCGTAGTTATGCTAAAGCTAGAGGATGGCTTGCTAAAACTGATAACATCGATAGTAAATTACTACATGATTATGCAACATGCTTTATTAAAAAGAAGGGAACAATTATTAGTATTTAA
- a CDS encoding PD-(D/E)XK nuclease domain-containing protein, whose translation MLGFVNMLASNYIVSSEQESGDGRPDVIMIPKAGKGDKAMIIEYKIAKPSEDLTTIAGSGLQQIIDRKYDTKIKEHQHVKQILKICMAFCGKNMDLQYQVKNL comes from the coding sequence ATGCTCGGATTTGTTAATATGCTAGCTTCTAACTATATAGTATCAAGTGAGCAAGAATCAGGCGATGGACGCCCTGATGTAATCATGATCCCCAAAGCTGGTAAAGGTGACAAAGCTATGATTATCGAGTATAAAATCGCTAAACCTTCAGAAGATTTAACGACTATAGCAGGGTCTGGCCTACAACAAATTATTGATAGGAAATATGATACTAAAATAAAAGAGCATCAACATGTTAAACAAATACTAAAAATCTGCATGGCTTTTTGTGGAAAAAATATGGATTTACAATACCAAGTAAAGAATCTTTAA
- a CDS encoding Rpn family recombination-promoting nuclease/putative transposase codes for MFLSRFLDPKNDFCFRKIFGTEKNKDILVHFLNDVLKCKENEQIIEVTFLPTIQDPDIAIYRKSIVDVLCKDQHGNQFIVEMQVSKHPGFEKRAQFYAAKAYSQQRIEEDEKHKKLAVYAKLKGVIFLAIADFVMFSDRKHWKSEHRILETETYAHDLKDFYFVFLELEKFKKTIDELKTIEEKWMYFFKHAGDSKLTLTEIEHLIGKDEIIRRAFEAVDQASWSEAELNTYEQMTKARLDNLAVEQQQIEDAEARGEARGKAKGKIEEKIDTAKEMLIDNEPIEKIVKYTKLTIEKIKQLKKEIEKSKEE; via the coding sequence ATGTTTTTATCAAGGTTTCTTGATCCTAAAAATGATTTTTGTTTTCGTAAAATCTTTGGTACTGAAAAGAACAAAGATATACTTGTACATTTTTTAAACGATGTTCTTAAGTGTAAAGAAAATGAGCAAATAATTGAGGTGACGTTTTTACCAACTATCCAAGACCCTGATATTGCTATTTACAGAAAGTCTATTGTTGATGTGTTATGTAAAGATCAACACGGTAATCAATTCATAGTAGAGATGCAGGTAAGCAAACATCCAGGATTTGAAAAAAGAGCTCAGTTTTATGCTGCTAAAGCATATTCTCAGCAGAGAATTGAGGAAGATGAGAAACACAAGAAACTGGCAGTATACGCCAAATTAAAAGGAGTAATATTTTTAGCAATAGCGGATTTTGTGATGTTTAGCGATAGAAAACATTGGAAATCAGAACATCGTATTTTAGAGACAGAGACCTATGCCCATGATTTAAAAGATTTTTACTTTGTTTTTTTAGAGCTTGAGAAATTTAAAAAAACTATAGATGAGCTAAAGACTATAGAAGAGAAGTGGATGTATTTTTTTAAGCATGCAGGAGATAGTAAATTAACATTAACAGAAATAGAGCATTTAATAGGTAAGGATGAAATTATTAGAAGAGCCTTTGAGGCAGTAGATCAAGCTAGCTGGTCAGAGGCAGAACTTAACACCTATGAGCAAATGACCAAAGCTCGTCTTGATAATTTAGCGGTAGAACAGCAACAAATTGAAGATGCTGAAGCTAGAGGTGAAGCTAGAGGTAAAGCTAAAGGTAAAATTGAAGAAAAAATAGATACAGCAAAAGAAATGTTAATTGATAATGAGCCAATAGAAAAAATAGTTAAATATACAAAACTAACCATTGAAAAAATAAAACAGTTAAAAAAAGAAATAGAAAAGTCAAAAGAAGAGTAA
- a CDS encoding IS4 family transposase: MRHIQALSNAYNLGDKWLEREFRHVNFGDQRLIKRLIKTSSLIESKASGSINQSCRSWKEAKGAYRLFSNKKFDPAGIYHSHYKETQERIKGNEFVFSVQDTTYLDFDSHIKTKGLGSVSKSYTKHKMGLIVHSALMFTVEGLPLGLSSQQCWARAIREETAQEKSRRKYISSSEDKESYKWIAALKDTMHIIPKDTKVITIGDREADIFELLWSCQEKGSLFIVRNRQNRKFISTEGRKTNLQTHINQISAKKEIVIQVPKKNNEAARMANIEIKYMSGLIPIRTLSLYGSKNTEHKISDKVVLYVVRAKEKFPPKGVEAIDCLLLTNVPVSNFEDAIERINWYKLRWRIEEYFRVLKSGCKIENSRLATKERLEKLIAIKSIIAFKILYLSKVAISHPQEVCTKILTSQEWQALYIREHKTIFIPEEPPTMKQAIIWLGKLGGFMNRKNDKLPGTMTLWRGYENLTESIEILSIFLSQNCG; the protein is encoded by the coding sequence ATGAGGCATATACAAGCATTATCTAATGCTTACAACTTAGGTGATAAGTGGTTAGAAAGGGAATTTAGGCATGTTAACTTTGGAGATCAAAGACTTATAAAAAGGCTTATTAAAACTAGCTCACTTATAGAAAGCAAAGCTTCTGGTTCAATAAATCAAAGTTGCAGAAGTTGGAAAGAGGCTAAAGGAGCGTATAGATTATTTAGCAATAAAAAATTTGATCCAGCGGGAATTTATCATTCACATTATAAAGAAACACAAGAAAGGATTAAAGGTAATGAGTTTGTATTTTCAGTTCAGGATACAACATACCTAGATTTTGATTCTCATATTAAAACTAAAGGACTCGGTAGCGTCTCAAAGTCTTATACAAAACATAAAATGGGGCTGATTGTGCATAGTGCCTTGATGTTTACAGTGGAAGGATTACCTTTAGGATTATCTTCTCAACAATGTTGGGCTCGTGCTATACGTGAAGAAACTGCACAAGAGAAATCAAGAAGAAAATATATCTCTTCTAGTGAAGATAAAGAAAGTTATAAGTGGATAGCAGCACTTAAGGACACTATGCATATTATACCTAAAGACACTAAAGTTATAACTATTGGTGACAGAGAAGCAGATATCTTTGAACTATTATGGTCGTGTCAAGAAAAGGGTAGTTTGTTTATTGTTCGTAATAGACAAAATAGAAAATTTATTTCTACAGAGGGAAGAAAAACAAATTTGCAAACCCATATAAATCAGATATCAGCAAAGAAAGAAATAGTAATTCAGGTTCCAAAAAAGAACAATGAAGCAGCAAGAATGGCAAATATTGAAATAAAATATATGTCTGGTTTAATACCAATTAGAACCCTTTCATTATATGGTTCAAAAAATACTGAACACAAAATCAGTGATAAAGTAGTGCTCTATGTTGTAAGAGCTAAAGAAAAATTCCCCCCTAAAGGAGTGGAAGCAATTGATTGTCTCTTGCTAACTAATGTTCCTGTCAGTAATTTTGAAGATGCGATTGAAAGGATAAATTGGTATAAGTTAAGATGGAGAATTGAAGAATATTTTAGAGTTCTAAAATCTGGATGTAAAATAGAAAATTCTCGTTTAGCTACAAAAGAAAGACTAGAAAAATTAATTGCCATAAAAAGCATCATTGCATTTAAAATTTTATATTTATCAAAAGTAGCAATATCTCATCCGCAAGAAGTGTGTACTAAGATTTTAACTTCACAAGAATGGCAAGCTCTTTATATTCGAGAGCATAAAACTATTTTTATACCTGAAGAACCTCCAACTATGAAACAAGCTATTATTTGGCTTGGTAAATTAGGAGGATTTATGAATAGAAAAAATGATAAATTACCAGGAACTATGACATTATGGAGGGGCTACGAAAATCTTACAGAAAGTATCGAAATATTATCTATATTTCTTTCCCAAAATTGTGGGTAA
- a CDS encoding tetratricopeptide repeat protein has product MLDLRAKLSSIYVNSHNFYKAKQMVDWFEHKDQKKEFKLHKMSEYQKERYARYLHIISVYNALLTNYEETISYSTRALKVLDQINDDNSFTKLSLISNIAGSHASLGNTEITGQYIKQMDQLGVNESNISVMYNLKGYLSFLHGKYDEALDYYNKIIKLGIKNGTSPNSAYFTSSYLSKAVILNCLGRYQEAYEQIRQLYDIQKSIQKGSYVFSRIYTQMAKSELGLGKVDKAFKHINKAMAIFSTNEYKKTQTAHYLQDLNLAKSYVVQGDILFAQNNIKQAIESYKQAFTIYHYLYKDKSKNITQVSDLYNHGAKAACKNNDLYNYKFFGKPQIKEFGIHHPNTVDMFEYCKQYNMDLWSKNN; this is encoded by the coding sequence ATGCTTGATTTGAGAGCTAAATTATCTTCTATATATGTAAATTCTCATAATTTCTATAAAGCAAAACAAATGGTCGATTGGTTTGAGCATAAAGATCAAAAGAAAGAATTTAAGCTACATAAAATGTCTGAATACCAAAAAGAGCGTTATGCTAGGTACTTGCATATCATATCAGTATATAATGCTTTACTGACAAATTATGAAGAAACTATTTCATATAGTACTAGAGCATTAAAAGTTTTAGATCAAATTAATGATGACAACAGTTTCACAAAACTTAGTCTTATTTCAAATATAGCAGGATCTCATGCATCTTTAGGCAATACTGAAATTACTGGACAATATATAAAGCAAATGGATCAACTAGGAGTGAATGAATCGAATATATCGGTTATGTATAATTTAAAAGGCTATTTATCTTTTTTGCACGGCAAATACGATGAAGCTTTAGATTATTATAATAAAATTATTAAACTTGGCATAAAAAATGGCACATCTCCTAATAGTGCATATTTTACTAGTAGTTATTTAAGTAAAGCAGTAATACTAAATTGTCTTGGTAGATATCAAGAAGCTTATGAGCAAATTAGACAATTATATGACATTCAAAAATCTATACAAAAAGGGAGCTATGTGTTTAGCCGTATTTATACACAAATGGCAAAAAGTGAGCTAGGCTTAGGTAAAGTAGATAAAGCATTTAAACACATTAATAAAGCTATGGCAATATTTTCAACAAATGAATATAAAAAAACTCAGACAGCACATTATTTGCAAGATTTAAATTTAGCAAAAAGTTATGTAGTACAAGGAGATATTTTGTTTGCTCAAAATAATATTAAACAAGCAATAGAATCTTACAAGCAAGCTTTTACCATATATCATTACTTATATAAAGACAAAAGTAAAAATATTACTCAAGTAAGTGATTTATATAATCATGGGGCAAAAGCTGCTTGTAAAAATAATGATTTATATAATTATAAATTTTTTGGCAAGCCACAAATTAAGGAGTTTGGCATACACCACCCTAATACAGTTGATATGTTTGAATATTGCAAACAATATAACATGGATTTGTGGAGCAAGAACAATTAA
- a CDS encoding transposase — MSQKNYSLTYYAEHAKKCSHDVINRFLKNEKYTPSLLWEHIKDDVILSPNGYTIFDDTVLNKRNTKKIEIARSQYSGATGGITTGIGVVSLVYYNPDINKFWVIDYRIFSPEHDGATKVEHLLNMLNNAVYSKKIPFQTVLFDTWYATHKIMQHVDSLGKYYYAPIKANRNVTKTSSSKPYKAVSKLTFSDEEIKSGVEIHIKGFAKDKHVNLFKLTVSTNRVDYIVTNNKTQKSSKAVQDECGFRWVIESMHREIKQLTGIERCQCRKQRIQRNHISCAFLVWAFLKRTAHKIGKTVYQIKLGLLDHYMQQQLRSPSLRYLEPYIA, encoded by the coding sequence GTGAGTCAAAAGAATTATAGTTTGACCTACTATGCTGAACATGCCAAAAAATGTAGCCATGATGTTATTAATAGATTTTTAAAAAATGAAAAATATACACCTTCTTTGTTATGGGAACATATTAAGGATGATGTTATTTTATCGCCTAACGGATATACAATATTTGATGATACGGTGTTAAATAAAAGAAATACCAAGAAAATAGAAATTGCTAGATCACAGTACAGTGGGGCTACAGGTGGTATTACTACTGGTATAGGAGTAGTAAGTTTGGTATATTATAATCCGGATATTAATAAGTTTTGGGTAATAGATTACCGAATTTTTTCGCCCGAACATGATGGAGCGACAAAAGTAGAACACCTATTAAATATGTTAAATAATGCTGTGTATAGCAAAAAGATTCCTTTTCAAACTGTGCTTTTTGACACATGGTATGCTACGCATAAAATTATGCAACATGTTGATTCCTTGGGTAAATATTATTATGCTCCTATTAAAGCAAATAGAAACGTTACTAAAACTTCCTCTTCTAAGCCTTATAAAGCTGTTAGCAAGTTAACGTTTTCAGATGAGGAAATTAAGAGCGGAGTGGAGATTCATATAAAGGGCTTTGCAAAAGATAAGCATGTTAATTTGTTTAAACTTACTGTTTCTACCAACAGAGTTGATTATATTGTTACCAATAACAAAACTCAAAAATCTTCTAAAGCCGTACAAGATGAGTGTGGCTTTCGTTGGGTAATTGAGAGCATGCATAGAGAAATCAAGCAACTTACCGGTATAGAACGATGCCAATGCAGAAAACAACGCATCCAGCGTAATCACATTAGTTGTGCATTTTTAGTGTGGGCTTTTCTAAAAAGAACTGCACACAAAATAGGTAAGACGGTTTATCAAATAAAGTTAGGGCTTTTAGATCATTATATGCAACAGCAGTTACGTTCACCCTCTTTACGCTATTTAGAACCTTACATAGCGTAA